A part of Ziziphus jujuba cultivar Dongzao chromosome 8, ASM3175591v1 genomic DNA contains:
- the LOC107413891 gene encoding uncharacterized protein LOC107413891 isoform X1, with protein sequence MERAMVVGLVIVLSVLVHSDAAGEECFDVRQHISTVTRYGVVKDVADNSFVASEIPNGCTPIHLNLVSRHGTRSPTKKRIRELDNLAAHLELLLKDAEEQKLSLQKIPTWLRNWKSPWKGKVKGGELISKGEDELYDLGTRIREKFSDLFNDEYHPDVYTMKATQVPRASASAVAFGMGLFSGRGSLGPGHHRAFAVSTESRASDIFLRFHDCCENYKDFRKRQEPFVHKLKEPFFDEITSALVRRYELNFTRQDTSSLWFLCKQEASLLDITDQACGLFSPSEVALLEWTDDLEVFILKGYGKSLNYRMGVPLLEDVVQSMEQAIQAKEENHPPGSYEKARLRFAHAETVVPFSCLLGLFLEKSEFQQIQREQPLQLPPKPPQKRKWRGSTVAPFAGNNMLVLYSCPSNANTSSNYFVQVLHNEHPIPMPGCDGSDFCPFEDFKERIVAPHLKHDYDTVCNANVETEVQMPATSKLSLLFRWLLSIFSPGKDDKRSQKDEL encoded by the exons atgGAGAGAGCGATGGTCGTGGGTTTGGTCATAGTGTTGTCCGTGTTGGTCCATTCAGATGCCGCCGGAGAAGAATGTTTTGATGTTCGTCAACATATTTCCACGGTTACCAG ATACGGTGTCGTCAAGGATGTTGCTGACAATTCCTTTGTAGCTTCGGAAATTCCAAATGGATGTACTCCTATCCACCTCAACCTTGTG TCAAGGCATGGAACTCGTTCTCCTACTAAGAAACGGATTAGGGAGTTAGACAACTTGGCAGCTCATCTGGAACTACTTTTGAAAGATGCAGAAGAACAAAAATTGTCTTTACAGAAAATTCCTACCTGGTTACGCAATTGGAAATCTCCTTGGAAAGGAAAAGTGAAGGGTGGAGAATTGATCAGCAAAGGAGAGGACGAACTGTATGATCTCGGGACCAGGATTAGAGAAAAATTTTCAGATTTATTTAATGATGAATACCACCCAGATGTGTATACAATGAAAGCAACTCAG GTTCCTCGGGCATCGGCTAGTGCCGTAGCATTTGGCATGGGGTTGTTTTCTGGGAGAGGAAGTCTAGGACCAGGGCACCATCGAGCTTTTGCTGTAAGCACTGAAAGCCGTGCAAGTGATATATTCCTGCGGTTTCATGATTGTTGTGAAAATTATAAG GACTTCAGGAAACGTCAGGAGCCTTTTGTTCATAAGCTTAAGGAACCTTTCTTTGATGAGATCACCTCTGCTCTAGTGCGGCGCTATGAGTTGAATTTTACAAGGCAGGACACCTCTTCTCTCTGGTTTCTGTGCAAACAG GAAGCATCCTTGTTGGATATAACTGATCAAGCTTGTGGTCTTTTTAGTCCCTCTGAG gttGCTTTGCTGGAGTGGACAGATGATTTGGAAGTGTTTATATTGAAGGGTTATGGTAAATCATTGAATTATCGAATGGGGGTGCCATTACTTGAAGATGTTGTGCAATCCATGGAGCAAGCTATTCAGGCCAAGGAAG AGAACCATCCTCCTGGAAGTTATGAAAAGGCAAGGTTAAGGTTTGCTCATGCAGAAACTGTGGTTCCATTTTCATGTCTGCTCGgactttttcttgaaaaatctg AATTTCAACAAATACAGAGGGAACAACCCTTGCAACTTCCTCCTAAGccaccccaaaaaagaaaatggagggGAAGCACTGTGGCACCTTTTGCGGGGAATAACATGCTGGTTCTATACAGCTGTCCATCTaatgctaacacttcaagcaaTTACTTTGTGCAAGTACTGCATAATGAGCATCCCATTCCAATGCCA GGTTGTGATGGTTCTGATTTCTGcccgtttgaagattttaag GAAAGAATAGTTGCTCCTCATTTGAAGCATGATTATGATACAGTTTGCAATGCAAATGTGGAAACAGAAGTGCAGATGCCTGCAACCAGTAAGTTATCTCTACTGTTCCGTTGGCTCTTGTCAATCTTCTCGCCGGGGAAAGACGATAAACGGTCCCAAAAAGATGAATTGTAG
- the LOC107413912 gene encoding ferritin-3, chloroplastic, which translates to MNNMLLKASPGSSLLATHGENLGPLFSSAPSSSLSFSYSVSPLNSSSSVNSILRFSPAKNGSGFVVCASKSANNKPLAGVVFEPFEEVKKELDLVPTVPQVSLARQKFANASEAAINEQINVEYNVSYVYHALFAYFDRDNVALKGFAKFFKESSEEERDHAEKLMEYQNKRGGKVKLQSILMPLSEFDHPEKGDALHAMELALSLEKLTNEKLLNLHHVAEQNKDVQLVDFVESEFLAEQVEAIKKISEYVAQLRRVGKGHGVWHFDQMLLHEEGHVVAA; encoded by the exons atgAACAACATGCTTCTCAAAGCCTCTCCGGGTTCTTCTCTCCTCGCCACTCATGGGGAAAATCTGGGTCCTCTGTTTTCCTCTGCTCCTTCATCGTCCTTGTCATTTTCTTATTCGGTTTCTCCTCTGAATTCGTCTTCTTCCGTGAATTCGATTCTTCGCTTCTCTCCGGCGAAAAATGGAAGTGGGTTTGTGGTCTGTGCCTCTAAAAGTGCGAATAACAAACCGCTTGCCGGCGTCGTTTTCGAGCCCTTTGAGGAAGTGAAGAAGGAGCTCGATCTCGTCCCTACTGTACCACAGGTTTCTCTTGCTCGCCAGAAGTTTGCTAACGCCTCTGAGGCTGCTATTAACGAGCAGATCAA CGTGGAATATAATGTCTCCTACGTGTACCATGCCTTGTTCGCCTACTTCGATAGGGACAACGTTGCGCTCAAGGGTTTTGCCAA GTTCTTCAAGGAATCCAGTGAAGAAGAAAGGGACCATGCTGAGAAATTGATGGAGTACCAG AATAAGCGAGGTGGAAAAGTGAAATTGCAGTCGATACTGATGCCTCTCTCTGAGTTTGATCATCCCGAGAAAGGAGATGCTCTGCATG CAATGGAGCTTGCATTATCTTTGGAAAAGCTGACAAATGAAAAGCTCCTCAACTTACACCAT GTTGCTGAGCAGAACAAGGATGTGCAGTTGGTAGACTTTGTCGAGAGTGAATTTTTGGCTGAGCAG GTGGAAGCCATAAAGAAAATCTCAGAATATGTTGCTCAACTGAGAAGAGTGGGCAAAGGACATG GAGTTTGGCACTTCGACCAGATGCTGCTTCATGAGGAGGGACATGTAGTTGCAGCATGA
- the LOC107413897 gene encoding protein MID1-COMPLEMENTING ACTIVITY 1, with protein sequence MENLVQVSGLDALTLSNMIVSSARNAISHRRNCEQLAEHVRIIGNLLEKLKQTDLMDLPATKEPLDGLQEALKKALELVQSCRDNSYLYMLAMGWSVVYRFRQVQAEIDRYLRLVPLISIVHEFRMQNLEEGLEAVDKDQRDYSLDEEDVEAQNVVLKRDRTTKDADILEKSLSRKYPDMDFHEALLEEKEKLNIELQRSRTNNDSNQCRVIEHLIDVTDNVVNVLPAKNVHKLVANEPTYSISGYITNAKSSHEDLGLKTQNEVQSDWQADLFGCCSEPCLSLKTFFYPCGTFSWIANVVTEGKISRERAINNLMGYSVFGGCCCYSCCIRKKLREHFNIEGGSCDDYLTHLMCCCCAMVQERRELELRNFRGCQGRKMVPPPFQYMKP encoded by the exons ATGGAGAACTTGGTTCAGGTTTCAGGTCTGGACGCTTTGACGCTGTCGAACATGATTGTATCGTCGGCGCGCAACGCCATATCGCACCGGCGGAACTGCGAGCAACTCGCGGAGCACGTGAGGATAATCGGGAACTTGCTGGAGAAGCTGAAACAGACGGATTTGATGGACCTTCCGGCGACCAAAGAGCCCTTGGATGGTTTACAGGAAGCTTTGAAGAAAGCGCTTGAGTTGGTACAGAGCTGCAGGGATAATAGTTACTTGTATATGCTTGCTATGGGGTGGAGTGTAGTGTATCGATTCCGCCAAGTTCAGGCTGAGATTGATCGTTACCTTAGACTCGTGCCCTTGATCTCGATCGTCCATGAGTTCCGTATGCAG AATCTGGAGGAAGGATTGGAAGCTGTGGATAAGGACCAAAGAGATTATAGTCTTGATGAAGAGGATGTTGAGGCACAGAACGTTGTATTAAAACGTGATCGAACAACGAAAGATGCAGATATATTGGAGAAGTCTCTGTCTCGCAAATACCCTGACATGGATTTCCATGAGGCACTCCTGGAGGAGAAAGAGAAACTCAATATTGAGCTGCAACGATCAAGAACCAATAATGATTCCAATCAATGCCGAGTCATTGAACATCTTATTGATGTGACAGACAATGTTGTCAATGTTCTTCCAGCGAAAAATGTTCATAAACTTGTTGCCAATGAACCAACTTATTCAATATCAGG GTACATAACCAATGCAAAATCTAGTCATGAAGACCTTGGATTAAAGACGCAGAATGAAGTTCAATCAGATTGGCAGGCTGATCTTTTCGGTTGTTGCAGCGAGCCTTGTCTTA GTTTGAAGACTTTTTTCTACCCCTGCGGAACATTTTCATGGATAGCTAACGTAGTGACAGAAGGAAAAATAT CTCGTGAACGAGCAATAAATAACCTAATGGGATACTCAGTATTTGGAGGTTGTTGCTGTTACAGCTGCTGTATCAGAAAAAAGTTGCGGGAACATTTTAATATAGAG GGAGGTTCATGTGATGACTACTTAACTCACCTCATGTGTTGCTGCTGTGCAATGGTTCAAGAGCGGCGCGAACTCGAGCTCAGAAACTTTCGGG GTTGCCAAGGAAGAAAGATGGTTCCTCCACCATTCCAATACATGAAGCCTTGA
- the LOC107413891 gene encoding uncharacterized protein LOC107413891 isoform X2: MERAMVVGLVIVLSVLVHSDAAGEECFDVRQHISTVTRYGVVKDVADNSFVASEIPNGCTPIHLNLVSRHGTRSPTKKRIRELDNLAAHLELLLKDAEEQKLSLQKIPTWLRNWKSPWKGKVKGGELISKGEDELYDLGTRIREKFSDLFNDEYHPDVYTMKATQVPRASASAVAFGMGLFSGRGSLGPGHHRAFAVSTESRASDIFLRFHDCCENYKDFRKRQEPFVHKLKEPFFDEITSALVRRYELNFTRQDTSSLWFLCKQEASLLDITDQACGLFSPSEVALLEWTDDLEVFILKGYGKSLNYRMGVPLLEDVVQSMEQAIQAKEENHPPGSYEKARLRFAHAETVVPFSCLLGLFLEKSEFQQIQREQPLQLPPKPPQKRKWRGSTVAPFAGNNMLVLYSCPSNANTSSNYFVQVLHNEHPIPMPGCDGSDFCPFEDFKERIVAPHLKHDYDTVCNANVETEVQMPATTTTSSSF, translated from the exons atgGAGAGAGCGATGGTCGTGGGTTTGGTCATAGTGTTGTCCGTGTTGGTCCATTCAGATGCCGCCGGAGAAGAATGTTTTGATGTTCGTCAACATATTTCCACGGTTACCAG ATACGGTGTCGTCAAGGATGTTGCTGACAATTCCTTTGTAGCTTCGGAAATTCCAAATGGATGTACTCCTATCCACCTCAACCTTGTG TCAAGGCATGGAACTCGTTCTCCTACTAAGAAACGGATTAGGGAGTTAGACAACTTGGCAGCTCATCTGGAACTACTTTTGAAAGATGCAGAAGAACAAAAATTGTCTTTACAGAAAATTCCTACCTGGTTACGCAATTGGAAATCTCCTTGGAAAGGAAAAGTGAAGGGTGGAGAATTGATCAGCAAAGGAGAGGACGAACTGTATGATCTCGGGACCAGGATTAGAGAAAAATTTTCAGATTTATTTAATGATGAATACCACCCAGATGTGTATACAATGAAAGCAACTCAG GTTCCTCGGGCATCGGCTAGTGCCGTAGCATTTGGCATGGGGTTGTTTTCTGGGAGAGGAAGTCTAGGACCAGGGCACCATCGAGCTTTTGCTGTAAGCACTGAAAGCCGTGCAAGTGATATATTCCTGCGGTTTCATGATTGTTGTGAAAATTATAAG GACTTCAGGAAACGTCAGGAGCCTTTTGTTCATAAGCTTAAGGAACCTTTCTTTGATGAGATCACCTCTGCTCTAGTGCGGCGCTATGAGTTGAATTTTACAAGGCAGGACACCTCTTCTCTCTGGTTTCTGTGCAAACAG GAAGCATCCTTGTTGGATATAACTGATCAAGCTTGTGGTCTTTTTAGTCCCTCTGAG gttGCTTTGCTGGAGTGGACAGATGATTTGGAAGTGTTTATATTGAAGGGTTATGGTAAATCATTGAATTATCGAATGGGGGTGCCATTACTTGAAGATGTTGTGCAATCCATGGAGCAAGCTATTCAGGCCAAGGAAG AGAACCATCCTCCTGGAAGTTATGAAAAGGCAAGGTTAAGGTTTGCTCATGCAGAAACTGTGGTTCCATTTTCATGTCTGCTCGgactttttcttgaaaaatctg AATTTCAACAAATACAGAGGGAACAACCCTTGCAACTTCCTCCTAAGccaccccaaaaaagaaaatggagggGAAGCACTGTGGCACCTTTTGCGGGGAATAACATGCTGGTTCTATACAGCTGTCCATCTaatgctaacacttcaagcaaTTACTTTGTGCAAGTACTGCATAATGAGCATCCCATTCCAATGCCA GGTTGTGATGGTTCTGATTTCTGcccgtttgaagattttaag GAAAGAATAGTTGCTCCTCATTTGAAGCATGATTATGATACAGTTTGCAATGCAAATGTGGAAACAGAAGTGCAGATGCCTGCAACCA CTACGACCAGCTCTTCCTTCTAG